A window from Limanda limanda chromosome 14, fLimLim1.1, whole genome shotgun sequence encodes these proteins:
- the acat1 gene encoding acetyl-CoA acetyltransferase, mitochondrial: protein MSSAGLLNMHAHGCRRLAHKYLSRTYTSRPSLNEVVIVSAVRTPMGSFRGSLAAVPATKLGSIAIKGAIDKAGISPEEVKEVYMGNVLQAGEGQAPTRQALLGAGLTLGTPATTINKVCASGMKSIMMAAQSLMCGHQDVMVAGGMESMSNVPYVMTRDTPAYGGVRVEDLIVKDGLTDVYNKFHMGNCAENTAKNSNITREEQDAYAISSYSRSKVAYESGVLAKEIVPVSIPQRGKPDVVVCEDEEWRRVDFSKVPKLKAVFQKENGTVTAANASTLNDGAAALVLMTADAAQRLNVTPLARIVSFADAAVAPIDFPIAPAFAVPKALDAAGLKKEDIAMWEINEAFSVVVLANIKMLDIDSEKVNVNGGAVSLGHPIGMSGARIVGHMVHNLKSGQYGLASICNGGGGASSIIIQKL from the exons ATGTCCTCCGCTGGACTTTTAAACATGCACGCTCACGGCTGCAGACGCCTG GCTCACAAGTACCTGTCAAGAACCTACACATCTCGGCCCTCgctcaat GAAGTCGTCATCGTCAGCGCAGTCCGCACTCCAATGGGCTCCTTCAGAGGAAGCCTGGCAGCAGTACCAGCCACTAAACTGGGCTCCATCGCTATCAAAGGAGCCATAGACAAAGCAG GAATCTCTcctgaggaggtgaaggaggtctACATGGGCAATGTGCTTCAGGCAGGAGAAGGACAGGCTCCCACCAGACAAGCCTTGCTTGGCGCAG GCTTGACCCTCGGCACTCCAGCAACCACCATCAACAAGGTCTGCGCCTCTGGGATGAAGTCCATCATGATGGCAGCCCAGAGTCTCATGTGTGGACACCAG gATGTGATGGTGGCAGGAGGAATGGAGAGCATGTCCAACGTACCTTATGTAATGACCAGAGACACCCCAGCGTATGGAGGAGTGAGGGTTGAAGACCTCATTGTGAAGGACGGACTCACTGATGTCTACAACAAATTCCACATG GGAAACTGTGCAGAGAACACAGCCAAAAACTCCAACATCACCAGGGAGGAACAGGACGCCTATGCCATCAGCTCCTACAGCCGCAGCAAAGTGGCGTACGAATCTGGAGTGCTGGCCAAGGAGATTGTACCAGTCAGCATTCCCCAGAGAG GCAAACCTGATGTGGTCGTGTGCGAGGACGAAGAGTGGAGGAGGGTCGACTTCAGCAAAGTCCCCAAACTGAAGGCAGTGTTCCAGAAAGAGAATG GCACGGTGACAGCAGCTAATGCCAGCACGCTGAACGATGGAGCAGCTGCTCTGGTTTTAATGACAGCAGACGCTGCACAGAGACTCAATGTCACTCCACTGGCAAGGATTGTCT CCTTTGCCGATGCCGCGGTCGCACCCATTGATTTCCCCATTGCTCCTGCATTTGCTGTACCTAAG GCCCTGGATGCAGCAGGGTTGAAGAAGGAGGATATTGCTATGTGGGAGATCAATGAGGCCTTCAGCGTAGTCGTCCTGGCCAACATCAAGATGTTGGACATTGACTCAGAGAAAGTCAACGTCAATGGTGGAGCTGTGTCCCTGGGACATCCAATTGG GATGTCTGGGGCGAGAATTGTCGGTCACATGGTGCACAATCTGAAATCAGGTCAGTACGGGCTGGCAAGCATCTGCAACGGAGGCGGTGGAGCTTCATCTATTATCATCCAGAAGTTGTAG
- the LOC133019018 gene encoding uncharacterized protein LOC133019018 yields MRSSTVCVLLSLAVAVYCVPVAEITLQDESLAESYLKTFFNLTEEKGPASRQGISPVTKKLSEMQRFFGLQITGTLDADTISMMKKPRCGVPDGNIARFSTFGSNLKWEKNSLTYRIENYTPDMSRSEVDNSMEKALQVWAKVTPLRFTRIYSGTADILISFGRQSHGDYYPFDGRDGTLAHAFAPSPGIGGDAHFDDDETFTFRSNAGYVLFMVAAHEFGHSLGLSHSDDPGALMYPTYTYRNPDTFVLPRDDVKGIQSLYGPNPEKDPSVSEPTAPATPDACDSTMVLDAVTTLRGEMFFFKDSFFWRSYPQSRTPQQSLITNFWPSAPVNIDAAYESRQSDRIFLFKGRKVWAFSGYNPVRGYPKRLTSIGLPRRVKKIDAALYDVQSGKTLFFSGQYYYSYDEVRKSMDQGFPKRVDQTFSGVRKVTGAFQYRGFTYIYSGPYMFEYDLRTGRLYRVLRNSYFLRSETENKEEKKGVMEGALAVKTVMVVVAVALCGAVPTTSPRPEELSKAQDYLSQFFSEVGVSAPNSVWRSSLDSFEETLKKMQGFYGLEVTGQLDTNTMDVMNRPRCGFTDVSRYSHFDGGPKWEKTLVTYRITNYTPDLSQGDVDATIAKALQLYSDVIPLDFKQIYSGTADIMIVFKSRNHGDFSPFDGQSGVLAHAFSPGEGHGGDTHFDEDETWTLTSGGTNLFLVAAHEFGHALGLAHSQIQTALMFPTYIYVNTEGYKLPDDDIQGVQAIYGEMHVQPEAEPEPNPQPTIKPLPRPQPRPEPDPEPTPDRCSRDMIFDAAIAIQRNLYFFKDGHFWKRSSSWDGITRKSIQSTWPGISQVDAAYEYKKTVIFFEGDHYWGIRGNTVLPGYPKPLRDLRIPVYINKVDAAVHVEFTGRTLFFVRNKYWSYNERRRKMDRGYPKLIKTEIPGIGNRVDAVFENRGYLYFSSGSRQTEYDYLRRRVIRTLSNNAWMDCD; encoded by the exons ATGAGGTCTTCTACTGTGTGCGTTTTACTGAGCCTGGCAGTGGCAGTTTACTGTGTGCCAGTAGCAGAAATTACTTTGCAGGATGAAAGCTTGGCAGAG AGCTATCTGAAGACATTCTTCAACCTAACAGAGGAAAAAGGTCCAGCATCCAGGCAGGGGATCAGTCCGGTGACCAAGAAGCTTTCTGAGATGCAGAGATTCTTTGGTCTCCAGATCACTGGGACGTTGGACGCAGACACCATCTCCATGATGAAGAAGCCCCGCTGTGGCGTTCCAGATGGCAACATCGCCCGTTTCTCCACGTTTGGAAGCAACCTCAAGTGGGAGAAAAACAGCCTTACCTACAG GATTGAGAACTACACACCTGACATGTCCAGGTCAGAGGTGGACAACTCCATGGAGAAGGCCCTTCAGGTTTGGGCCAAAGTCACTCCCCTGAGATTTACGAGAATCTACAGTGGCACCGCGGACATCTTGATCTCTTTCGGCCGCCAAT CTCATGGAGATTATTACCCCTTTGATGGCCGGGATGGCACTCTTGCTCATGCCTTCGCCCCGTCTCCTGGCATTGGAGGGGATGCtcattttgatgatgatgagaccTTCACCTTCCGTTCCAACGCAG GCTACGTCCTCTTCATGGTAGCCGCCCATGAATTCGGCCACTCCCTGGGCTTGTCTCACTCTGATGATCCTGGTGCCCTCATGTACCCTACATACACATACAGAAACCCTGACACCTTCGTTCTGCCCCGTGATGATGTCAAAGGCATCCAGTCTCTCTACG GTCCAAATCCTGAAAAGGATCCTTCTGTATCTGAACCTACTGCCCCAGCCACCCCTGACGCCTGTGATTCTACTATGGTATTGGATGCTGTCACCACCCTGCGAGGAGAGATGTTCTTCTTCAAAGACAG CTTCTTTTGGCGTAGCTACCCACAAAGCAGGACACCTCAGCAGAGCCTCATCACAAACTTCTGGCCCAGTGCCCCCGTCAACATCGACGCTGCTTATGAGAGCCGGCAGTCAGACAGaatctttttatttaaag GTCGCAAAGTGTGGGCCTTTAGTGGCTATAATCCAGTGCGGGGCTATCCCAAAAGACTTACCAGTATCGGTCTGCCAAGACGGGTGAAGAAAATCGATGCCGCCCTCTATGACGTACAATCTGGCAAAACTCTGTTCTTTTCAGGGCAATATTACTACAG TTATGATGAGGTCAGGAAGTCTATGGACCAAGGATTCCCCAAACGTGTTGATCAGACCTTCTCTGGAGTGAGAAAGGTGACTGGAGCTTTCCAGTACAGAG GTTTCACATACATCTACAGTGGACCCTACATGTTTGAGTATGACCTGAGGACTGGGAGGTTGTACCGTGTATTGAGGAACAGCTACTTCTTGCGCT CAGAGACGGAGaataaagaagagaagaaaggagtCATGGAGGGTGCATTGGCTGTTAAAACAGTGATGGTAGTGGTGGCTGTAGCCCTCTGCGGAGCAGTGCCCACAACTTCACCCAGACCAGAAGAGCTCTCTAAAGCCCAG GATTATCTGTCTCAGTTTTTCTCCGAAGTGGGCGTCAGTGCACCCAACAGTGTCTGGCGCAGCTCTCTAGACTCCTTTGAAGAAACTCTGAAAAAAATGCAGGGCTTTTACGGCCTGGAGGTGACAGGGCAGTTAGACACCAACACTATGGACGTGATGAATCGCCCCCGCTGTGGCTTCACAGACGTCAGCCGATACAGCCACTTCGACGGTGGACCAAAGTGGGAGAAGACTCTGGTCACATACAG GATAACTAACTACACACCGGACCTGAGTCAAGGGGATGTGGATGCCACCATAGCCAAGGCTCTACAACTCTACAGCGACGTCATTCCTCTGGATTTCAAGCAGATTTACAGCGGCACCGCGGACATCATGATCGTTTTCAAGAGTCGAA ACCATGGAGACTTTTCTCCATTTGATGGGCAAAGTGGGGTGTTGGCCCATGCATTCTCCCCTGGAGAAGGTCATGGAGGTGACACCCACTTTGATGAAGATGAAACCTGGACTCTGACCTCAGGAG GAACCAACCTGTTCTTGGTAGCAGCCCATGAGTTTGGCCATGCACTTGGACTGGCTCACTCTCAGATCCAGACAGCGCTGATGTTTCCCACCTACATTTATGTGAACACAGAGGGGTACAAGCTGCCGGATGACGACATACAGGGAGTACAAGCAATCTACGGTGAGATGCATG TTCAACCAGAGGCTGAACCTGAACCAAATCCACAGCCTACTATAAAACCTTTGCCGAGACCACAACCTAGACCCGAACCAGATCCTGAACCCACACCAGACCGGTGCAGCAGGGACATGATTTTTGATGCTGCAATCGCCATCCAGAGAAACCTTTACTTCTTTAAAGATGG ACATTTctggaagaggagcagctcctGGGATGGCATCACTAGGAAGAGTATTCAGTCTACCTGGCCCGGAATCAGTCAAGTTGATGCCGCTTATGAGTATAAAAAGACTGTCATTTTCTTTGAAG GGGATCATTACTGGGGGATCAGGGGAAACACTGTCCTACCTGGTTATCCCAAACCTCTCAGAGACTTACGCATCCCTGTCTATATCAACAAAGTCGATGCTGCTGTCCACGTGGAATTTACAGGCAGAACCCTCTTCTTTGTGAGGAACAAATACTGGAG CTACAATGAAAGAAGGCGCAAAATGGATCGGGGATACCCCAAACTCATAAAGACAGAGATCCCTGGGATTGGCAATCGAGTGGATGCTGTTTTTGAGAACAGAG GTTACCTGTACTTTTCAAGTGGATCCAGACAGACAGAGTACGACTACCTACGAAGAAGAGTGATCCGCACCTTATCAAACAACGCATGGATGGATTGTGACTAA